A genomic segment from Nitrospira sp. encodes:
- a CDS encoding elongation factor G — MNVSPTESIRNVAVVSNAGSGKTSLVEALAYCAGNLSAPGSVLAGTTVSDFEPEEIHRRTSLNTSVLRCSYKNVSLNLLDTPGSPSFVGETKSALRVADGVVLVVSASMGVRSEVQRLWTVIHEARLPCVVFVNDLDKDGTAFAKTVEELAKDLEITVVPLTLPIGSGAPLTEVVDLLQNCVVTPRSERPQPQLGPVPSEWREQVDQARNRLTELVAEGDEQLLDRYLTDGGLTDEVLLTGLRKGVQGGSLVPVIGGAALYHIGVHTLLQGLIDLMPSPIDRAQSVPLQGFGLAEGSVQVTRQSLATDPFSAVVFKTIIDPFMGRLSYVRLYSGTLEADTGFYNATRQVKERGGHLFSIFGKKYQPVPRATAGDIVAIGKLKDSLTGDTLCDEQAPIRYPAVQLARPVMSFAIEPKSKADIEKVSLGLHKLIEEDPSLEFVRNMETKEMVLSGMGQLHIDVALEKLHRKYGAEVTLHAPKIPYRETIRSVAQAQGKYKKQTGGHGQYGDCWLEVGPLPRGKGFEFDNKIVGGAIPRNFVPAVEKGVVEALHEGPLAGYPVVDLRVAVYDGSYHVVDSSELAFKIAASMGVKKAMEAAHPVLLEPLMTVEVDVPADCIGAVLGDLNARRGRIVLVVANGHMETVKALVPQAEMLSYAPSLNSMTGGRGSYLMEYAQYEEVPRELAARIIEEHKAERHAVAAH; from the coding sequence TCCATCAGGAATGTGGCTGTGGTGTCGAATGCGGGATCGGGCAAAACCTCGTTAGTCGAAGCGTTGGCCTACTGCGCCGGTAACCTCTCTGCTCCCGGCTCCGTGCTCGCCGGAACCACAGTCTCGGATTTCGAACCGGAAGAAATTCACCGCCGGACTTCACTCAACACCAGCGTGCTGCGGTGCTCCTACAAAAACGTCTCGCTCAATCTCTTGGACACCCCGGGCTCTCCGAGCTTCGTCGGTGAGACCAAATCGGCTTTGCGAGTGGCGGACGGTGTCGTTCTGGTCGTAAGCGCATCAATGGGAGTACGCAGCGAGGTTCAGCGGCTCTGGACCGTCATCCATGAGGCCCGGCTTCCCTGCGTGGTGTTCGTGAACGATCTCGATAAGGATGGTACGGCGTTCGCCAAGACGGTGGAGGAGTTGGCCAAGGATCTCGAAATCACCGTTGTACCCTTGACCTTGCCGATCGGCAGCGGCGCACCACTGACCGAGGTCGTGGACCTGCTTCAGAATTGCGTCGTTACGCCGCGCTCGGAGCGTCCGCAACCACAACTGGGACCGGTGCCGTCAGAATGGCGGGAGCAGGTCGATCAAGCGAGGAATCGCCTGACCGAATTGGTTGCGGAGGGAGACGAACAGCTGCTTGATCGCTACCTGACCGACGGCGGGTTGACTGATGAAGTCTTGCTGACGGGGTTGCGGAAGGGCGTGCAAGGCGGTTCGCTTGTTCCAGTCATCGGTGGAGCGGCCCTGTACCATATCGGTGTCCACACACTCTTGCAGGGTCTGATCGACCTCATGCCTTCGCCGATCGATCGAGCGCAGTCCGTGCCGCTACAGGGTTTCGGGCTTGCGGAAGGATCGGTTCAGGTTACCCGGCAATCGTTGGCGACCGACCCGTTCTCCGCGGTGGTGTTCAAAACCATCATCGATCCTTTTATGGGCCGTCTTTCCTATGTGCGTCTTTACTCGGGCACCTTGGAAGCAGATACCGGATTTTATAACGCGACTAGGCAGGTGAAGGAACGAGGCGGACATCTATTCTCGATTTTTGGGAAAAAATACCAGCCGGTTCCGCGCGCGACGGCCGGCGACATCGTGGCGATCGGTAAGCTCAAGGACAGCCTGACGGGTGATACGTTGTGCGATGAACAGGCGCCGATTCGATATCCCGCTGTCCAATTGGCGCGTCCCGTCATGTCCTTCGCCATCGAACCGAAATCGAAGGCGGATATCGAGAAGGTGAGCCTGGGCCTGCATAAGTTGATCGAGGAAGATCCGAGCTTGGAGTTCGTCCGCAACATGGAGACAAAAGAAATGGTGCTGAGCGGGATGGGGCAACTGCACATCGATGTCGCACTGGAAAAACTCCATCGCAAATACGGCGCCGAGGTGACATTACACGCGCCGAAGATTCCCTATCGCGAGACGATCCGCAGCGTAGCGCAGGCACAAGGCAAGTATAAGAAGCAGACCGGCGGGCACGGCCAGTACGGCGATTGCTGGTTGGAAGTCGGTCCGCTCCCACGCGGCAAGGGCTTTGAGTTCGACAATAAGATCGTCGGCGGCGCCATTCCGCGCAATTTCGTGCCGGCGGTTGAAAAGGGAGTCGTGGAGGCGTTGCACGAAGGTCCGCTCGCTGGGTATCCCGTCGTCGATCTTCGGGTGGCCGTCTATGACGGCTCCTACCATGTCGTCGATTCTTCCGAGCTGGCGTTCAAGATTGCGGCGTCCATGGGGGTGAAGAAAGCGATGGAAGCGGCTCATCCGGTCCTGCTTGAGCCGCTCATGACCGTTGAGGTGGATGTCCCGGCCGACTGTATCGGAGCGGTCCTCGGCGATCTGAACGCTCGCCGCGGGCGGATCGTCCTGGTTGTGGCCAACGGCCACATGGAAACCGTCAAGGCCTTGGTCCCTCAAGCCGAGATGCTCAGCTATGCCCCGTCGTTGAATTCGATGACCGGCGGGCGGGGGAGTTACCTGATGGAATATGCGCAGTACGAAGAAGTTCCGCGGGAACTGGCCGCCCGCATTATCGAGGAGCACAAGGCGGAACGCCATGCCGTCGCCGCACATTGA